In one window of Gossypium hirsutum isolate 1008001.06 chromosome A01, Gossypium_hirsutum_v2.1, whole genome shotgun sequence DNA:
- the LOC107917391 gene encoding uncharacterized protein, translated as MSHFSIRGHSDMLMILEARGKPILTMMETIRIKIMLLIVKKKEEADKWNGMLCPKIKKKVDVNIKDSLKCVPSHAGGDKYQVECGLDSQHVVDLVENSCSYKNWDLTGIPCMHALAVIHLKEEFPETYVQIWYTKQTQLQIYSNFVSLVRGPKQWASLSNMPPILPPPLRRPSGRPTKVRREEPDEPQTTERLSKRGVEIRCGKCKRVGHNKRSCKGEVGQNILVKRHKVGVLTQQQATPNQQEGTPTQQAALTQLPTAPTHQQAALRQKLPFKRKPTTVR; from the exons ATGTCTCACTTCTCAATTAGGGGTCATTCTGACATGTTG ATGATACTGGAAGCAAGAGGGAAACCTATCCTAACCATGATGGAAACAATAAGGATTAAGATTATGTTGCTTATtgtcaagaagaaagaagaagctgACAAATGGAATGGAATGTTGTGTCCAAAGATCAAGAAAAAGGTGGATGTAAATATAAAAGACTCATTAAA GTGTGTTCCATCACATGCTGGTGGGGACAAGTATCAGGTTGAATGTGGTCTAGATAGCCAGCATGTGGTGGACTTAGTTGAGAATTCCTGCTCCTACAAGAATTGGGATCTCACTGGCATcccttgcatgcatgcattagcTGTCATTCATTTAAAAGAAGAGTTCCCAGAGACCTATGTACAAATTTGGTATACCAAGCAAACCCAACTTCAAATTTACTCCAACTTTGTAAGTTTAGTAAGGGGTCCTAAACAATGGGCCTCTTTGTCAAACATGCCACCAATATTGCCTCCTCCACTAAGAAGGCCATCTGGCAGACCTACTAAGGTGAGAAGGGAAGAACCTGATGAACCACAAACAACAGAAAGGTTGAGTAAGAGAGGGGTGGAGATAAGGTGCGGTAAATGCAAAAGAGTAGGCCACAATAAGAGGAGTTGCAAAGGGGAAGTTGGCCAAAACATTTTA GTTAAAAGACATAAAGTTGGTGTCCTAACTCAGCAACAGGCTACCCCAAATCAGCAAGAGGGTACCCCAACTCAACAGGCTGCCCTAACTCAGTTACCTACTGCCCCAACTCATCAACAAGCTGCCCTAAGACAAAAGCTTCCATTCAAGAGAAAACCAACCACTGTTAGATGA
- the LOC107918041 gene encoding probable protein phosphatase 2C 55 isoform X2, giving the protein MPSTYFWRLRSAVQNGIQRTECGSQDSIEVLIGTGKLGFGNYRFFHSLRFSRLVDLRGLLQPGTVLAARSDSHVANRRRNISVVGAVSRTISVPSVSGPAFQVCGYHIDSVLADSSQISSVSKLQSKPMAASGSRVVIGGYLVDTSKLKHEHLSSSKSSTNIFYSNKSLNSCIQARMSLKNPEKPNNSPIYGYFMYSVGKRWCNFDSLLGSGSSAFHSSLHCLSAGTLPDVSFDNSRSEEQGNNSSVSSEEKISAGKTLKLLSGSCYLPHPDKEDTGGEDAHFICADEQAVGVADGVGGWADLGVDAGLYSRELMSNSVSAIREEPKGSIDPARVLEKAHSSTKAKGSSTACIIALTDQGLHAINLGDSGFMVVRDGCTIFRSPVQQHDFNFTYQLESGSNGDLPSSGQVFAVPVAPGDVIIAGTDGLFDNLYNNEITAVVVHAVRAGLGPQVTAQKIAALARQRAQDRDRQTPFSTAAQDAGFRYYGGKLDDITVVVSYITSSEEENKSR; this is encoded by the exons ATGCCATCTACTTATTTTTGGAGACTGAGGAGTGCAGTTCAGAATGGAATTCAGAGAACAGAGTGCGGGAGTCAGGATTCAATAGAAGTTCTGATAGGTACAGGGAAGCTTGGGTTTGGGAATTACAGGTTTTTTCACTCTTTAAGATTTTCGAGGCTTGTGGATTTGCGAGGACTTTTGCAACCCGGGACTGTTTTGGCTGCAAGATCTGATTCTCACGTGGCTAACCGAAGAAGGAACATTTCTGTTGTGGGAGCAGTTTCTCGAACCATATCTGTTCCATCTGTTTCAGGCCCTGCTTTCCAGGTTTGTGGGTATCATATTGATAGTGTACTTGCTGACTCCAGTCAAATATCGTCAGTGAGCAAATTACAGAGTAAACCTATGGCTGCTTCTGGTTCTAGAGTTGTAATCGGTGGATATCTTGTTGATACATCAAAGCTAAAGCATGAGCACCTTTCATCATCAAAAAGTAGTACCAACATCTTTTACAGCAATAAAAGTTTGAATAGCTGCATACAAGCTAGAATGAGTTTGAAAAACCCTGAGAAACCTAACAATTCACCAATATATGGATATTTCATGTATAGTGTTGGAAAAAGGTGGTGCAATTTTGATAGTCTGTTAGGTTCAGGTTCCAGTGCTTTCCATAGCTCATTGCATTGTTTATCAGCGGGGACTTTGCCTGATGTTTCCTTTGATAATTCCAGAAGTGAGGAACAGGGTAACAATTCCTCCGTGTCATCAGAAGA GAAGATTTCTGCTGGCAAAACTCTGAAGCTGCTTTCGGGATCATGTTATCTTCCCCATCCTGACAAAGAAGATACTGGAGGAGAGGACGCACATTTCATATGTGCAGATGAACAAGCAGTAGGTGTAGCAGACGGAGTTGGTGGCTGGGCAGATCTAGGTGTCGATGCAGGTCTGTATTCTCGGGAACTCATGTCTAACTCCGTATCTGCTATCCGAGAGGAGCCCAAAGGTTCAATTGACCCTGCAAGAGTCTTAGAGAAAGCTCACTCTAGCACAAAAGCTAAAGGTTCCTCAACAGCGTGCATCATAGCACTCACAGACCAG GGTCTTCATGCTATAAATTTGGGGGACAGTGGTTTTATGGTTGTTCGAGATGGATGCACTATATTTAGATCCCCTGTTCAGCAGCATGATTTTAACTTCACATATCAACTTGAGAGTGGAAGTAATGGTGATTTACCTAGCTCTGGTCAG GTCTTTGCAGTTCCTGTTGCTCCTGGAGATGTTATCATTGCTGGCACAGATGGACTGTTCGATAACTTGTACAATAACGAAATTACTGCAGTGGTGGTTCATGCGGTGAGAGCTGGTTTGGGGCCTCAAGTGACTGCTCAGAAGATAGCAGCATTGGCAAGGCAACGAGCACAGGATAGAGACCGACAAACACCTTTCTCCACTGCTGCTCAAGATGCTGGATTCCGTTATTATGGTGGAAAGCTTGATGACATTACTGTTGTTGTGTCATACATTACCAGCTCCGAAGAA GAGAACAAGTCTAGGTGA
- the LOC107918041 gene encoding probable protein phosphatase 2C 55 isoform X1, protein MPSTYFWRLRSAVQNGIQRTECGSQDSIEVLIGTGKLGFGNYRFFHSLRFSRLVDLRGLLQPGTVLAARSDSHVANRRRNISVVGAVSRTISVPSVSGPAFQVCGYHIDSVLADSSQISSVSKLQSKPMAASGSRVVIGGYLVDTSKLKHEHLSSSKSSTNIFYSNKSLNSCIQARMSLKNPEKPNNSPIYGYFMYSVGKRWCNFDSLLGSGSSAFHSSLHCLSAGTLPDVSFDNSRSEEQGNNSSVSSEEKISAGKTLKLLSGSCYLPHPDKEDTGGEDAHFICADEQAVGVADGVGGWADLGVDAGLYSRELMSNSVSAIREEPKGSIDPARVLEKAHSSTKAKGSSTACIIALTDQGLHAINLGDSGFMVVRDGCTIFRSPVQQHDFNFTYQLESGSNGDLPSSGQVFAVPVAPGDVIIAGTDGLFDNLYNNEITAVVVHAVRAGLGPQVTAQKIAALARQRAQDRDRQTPFSTAAQDAGFRYYGGKLDDITVVVSYITSSEELMQENKSR, encoded by the exons ATGCCATCTACTTATTTTTGGAGACTGAGGAGTGCAGTTCAGAATGGAATTCAGAGAACAGAGTGCGGGAGTCAGGATTCAATAGAAGTTCTGATAGGTACAGGGAAGCTTGGGTTTGGGAATTACAGGTTTTTTCACTCTTTAAGATTTTCGAGGCTTGTGGATTTGCGAGGACTTTTGCAACCCGGGACTGTTTTGGCTGCAAGATCTGATTCTCACGTGGCTAACCGAAGAAGGAACATTTCTGTTGTGGGAGCAGTTTCTCGAACCATATCTGTTCCATCTGTTTCAGGCCCTGCTTTCCAGGTTTGTGGGTATCATATTGATAGTGTACTTGCTGACTCCAGTCAAATATCGTCAGTGAGCAAATTACAGAGTAAACCTATGGCTGCTTCTGGTTCTAGAGTTGTAATCGGTGGATATCTTGTTGATACATCAAAGCTAAAGCATGAGCACCTTTCATCATCAAAAAGTAGTACCAACATCTTTTACAGCAATAAAAGTTTGAATAGCTGCATACAAGCTAGAATGAGTTTGAAAAACCCTGAGAAACCTAACAATTCACCAATATATGGATATTTCATGTATAGTGTTGGAAAAAGGTGGTGCAATTTTGATAGTCTGTTAGGTTCAGGTTCCAGTGCTTTCCATAGCTCATTGCATTGTTTATCAGCGGGGACTTTGCCTGATGTTTCCTTTGATAATTCCAGAAGTGAGGAACAGGGTAACAATTCCTCCGTGTCATCAGAAGA GAAGATTTCTGCTGGCAAAACTCTGAAGCTGCTTTCGGGATCATGTTATCTTCCCCATCCTGACAAAGAAGATACTGGAGGAGAGGACGCACATTTCATATGTGCAGATGAACAAGCAGTAGGTGTAGCAGACGGAGTTGGTGGCTGGGCAGATCTAGGTGTCGATGCAGGTCTGTATTCTCGGGAACTCATGTCTAACTCCGTATCTGCTATCCGAGAGGAGCCCAAAGGTTCAATTGACCCTGCAAGAGTCTTAGAGAAAGCTCACTCTAGCACAAAAGCTAAAGGTTCCTCAACAGCGTGCATCATAGCACTCACAGACCAG GGTCTTCATGCTATAAATTTGGGGGACAGTGGTTTTATGGTTGTTCGAGATGGATGCACTATATTTAGATCCCCTGTTCAGCAGCATGATTTTAACTTCACATATCAACTTGAGAGTGGAAGTAATGGTGATTTACCTAGCTCTGGTCAG GTCTTTGCAGTTCCTGTTGCTCCTGGAGATGTTATCATTGCTGGCACAGATGGACTGTTCGATAACTTGTACAATAACGAAATTACTGCAGTGGTGGTTCATGCGGTGAGAGCTGGTTTGGGGCCTCAAGTGACTGCTCAGAAGATAGCAGCATTGGCAAGGCAACGAGCACAGGATAGAGACCGACAAACACCTTTCTCCACTGCTGCTCAAGATGCTGGATTCCGTTATTATGGTGGAAAGCTTGATGACATTACTGTTGTTGTGTCATACATTACCAGCTCCGAAGAA TTAATGCAGGAGAACAAGTCTAGGTGA